gcggtacgcgcattgactacgaatcacGAAGCCGAGTCCTACACACACTacgcgcccctttgtgttcgtactAAAAACTGGCAAATCTCTGATCGagccgcgcacgagttgtaatgCTCGGAGCGTGCccgacccaggcgcagttcgtgcgcgcggggcGTCCAAATCATGAGCATttgtgatacattgcagcaacgTGGAcatcaaattcttgcattggatgttgcattgcaccaatctgtacccagcTTTAAACATAATCAAAGCTGTCTTTATTATAGGAAAACAAAACCTGACCTTACATTTTAGTAGTTTTTCCAGCTAACAACTGTACAAGTTAAGCAAATTATAGGAgtgcaaaatatttaaagaaaagacTTACAAAAAAGGTACAGTCAGTTCATCCCCTTTTTTGATTGGCCGAATAGCTATCATTactaatctattattattggtGGCCAACATTAAGTTTGAACTGCAAGAGTGCTTCAATTTTGCAATAAATGGATATAatccattattttttatttcggcATAATAGCTTTCATCCAATTTCAAGTTATGTTCATTTTGAATTATGGGAAAAACTTTTTGGTATGTAGCTATGAACATAATAACTCTGGCCAGTGCTTTTATGGATTGTTCTCTTTCAACAGTGTCCTTTGGTAGATACGAAGGTGTTAAATCTAGACAATATAATACAATAGCACATAGAAAACAGGAATTATAAAGGGTGCCATGTACAAAAACTCTATCATCGTTGATAGATAAAATGGAATACTTATTAGTGCCATATATCTCTTTGAAAGAACTAGATTTTATTCTGTCGCTTCCCATATTTTTGGAGGCAGTGATGAATTCATTCCATGATTTACAGGATCTTCTTAATTTAAAGCATGCTTTAACTGCTATTGCAACATTGATTGTAGGCAAGCAACCATCTTCAATGGCATCTATAATTTTACACTCATCCTCATGATATTCTTCCATGCATTTCTTTTTACATTCTTCATCACAAAATAATGCACAACAGCAACCTTCGCATGGTATTAAATTCAATGCTTTTTTTTGGCAGAAATGACAAGAGACAAAATTGTTTGGACTCGATGTGAGGCTTACGTATGCTGTTTCTGATCCAACAACAGAACCAACTTTCATATTCGCAGAAGCAACAACTTTAGGCTTATCTGTAGAACTGTCAATATTAACATCAGAATTTACACACGGTATTAGGctattatattttgttgcaTTTGGGTCTGCAATATCTCTTGACACACcgctcttaatttttttatgcaacTCTTCGTCAAACAGAAGTGGGAGTGCTTCCATTCTCCTTTTAATCAACTTTTCCTTAATCTCAATGGGGCAACCCATAGCAAATACTTTTTCAATATCATTTATGCAGGCAGATCCCAATTGTAACGTGCTGAATAATGCAGATCTATTACTATAACCAAGTTTCATTTCTGTTGAGTTCTTCGACGCATATAATAACGCTTGATTGTACGACGCCAAAGCTTTTTGATAATAGCctcttttataaaaatcattccCCAAGTTGCGAAACGACGTTGACTTGGAATCACTCTTGTGAATAAACTCTAATGTAGCAGGTAAAgcaatagtatatttatagatgTTCAGCACAGGCATTACCATCTCAGACAGATCATCTTTCGCCATACCATCGTATATTTTATCATCAGTACCGGATTTCTTGACAAGCTCTTGTAAATATTGCAAAGTTTCAAACATTTCTGTAGTCTGCTTTAACACTTGGAATTAACTTCCTATTTGAAAGAGTATTTGGTAAGTATAAATTATCAAACTTACATTAAACAATTTGTAATGTGTTAtcacaaattgtgttgtgtgttaACACAGGAGCATATGAGCGAGGAAAAActaaaatagtaggtacttactctaACTGAATAGGTAcctgttatttattaacacttacaataagttattttttatttcagttttaaataaCATCTAATTCAATAACAccaaacaaattacaaaacaaCTAAAACTGATTAAATGAAACAACATCAACAatcgttcaaacaaaatcttaaTGTTGATATACGGTTGAAGTCACGGACGTCAAATAAAAATTGTGAGTACTGAGTACTGGGAAATACTGacgattaattaaattattagtcCAAGTCCAGATTAGTCGATGAATCAGGAATTACGATTTTCGTCTTTCTTCTTATAACTTGATCACAAACGtcaaactaaaaataatgatgacTGACAGTGACAGCCGATCAGCTTGACAATTAAGTAACATTGCCCATCTAAAGTATCACAATTCCCTGAAAATAGAAGCGTAATCCCAACTCCCATTATCCTCATGCGTTTGATTTACATTTACTAGAACTTTTgctaaatttcaatttaatatttttgtacttaattgattttattcaaTACTACGCCCGCGAGTTCGTCAGCCAGAACAtgagtaaattttcatttcttttttaaccCCATTACACTGCAcattaataatacctacctagaGCATTTTTTGAGATCGAGATTGTACGAGGAAGTACTACACGGTACACCATGACTACCACTTTCATCCCCTGCTTATTTAACTTCATAGGGGtagaatttcaaaattattaaaataaatgagttttttcATTTAACTGATAGTCCAATTTTCATAACGGTAATTTGAAGTATGACAAAcatttacacaaattaaaagcTTAACCCTTAAAGGCGTGTGTAACCATGCTGCACTGCTTACACTCGAGAGGACAAATTACGAACTTGTATCTGacatagcgtcaggaaggaaaaccccacttatttatatatatatataaaatactgagTGTAGAtgcaaatacataattaaatattccCTGCATACTtactacatacctacctactcattcCCCTAATAATACTCCAATTGTTGAAAGTTCCTGCAATTTGGGGAGATTTCCACTTATTGGTAACGCTGAATATAAGTTTTTCCCGTCCCATAGACATTAATAGCACAGATGTCTTAATAGCCTCAGACTCAAGGTTTTCTAAATGTAGATTACAGATTAATACAAACTCTCAGTCAAAgtgtggtaaaaaaaaaatattttttatcaagtaattgtctaaaatattttttatcaagtaaTTATCAAAAAAGTGGTCAAATACAGTCCATTGTCCGTTAGTCGGTCATAGTAAAGTCTATTAAgaattatggttttattctctctcatttatttatttatcttttttttaattattaaaaatgtttaaaaaatataatacaaacactattcaaaatttacaaaaaaataaaacctccgATAACATTTATTCAGAAACATTCGAAGGATTCTCTTGTGAGTATCTGTACTGTTTCCTCCAGTATTGGGGTTCCGTCTCGAATgcctgaaatataaaatatatacatagttaTATTAAGAAAAATCCTAGAAATATCTACAAATACCTTTCATCCAGTccaccaatagggatgatggcagttttttaaattgtatatacattaggagtatgctaaaagtaaagcgatgcgatcattactttcggagttataGGGTTTTAAAGGATCAtatttgcgacgctgccgcggatccctgaaaaacgccccatacaaaatggtaagatttaatgatcgttagattcggtcaaacaaaattactaatatctttgttatttgtgcttttatattaatagttcataatatattgaaatatgtcacatttaatgtaaggaagctaaaatcagctaaaattgtatgaattttcatctaattacgataaaagattttggaattttatatacttatttattctcaaatatccagtcaatctttgctttttatgtatgaactagcggacgcccgcgacttcgtctgcgtggaattcagttttttacaaatcccgcgggaaccatggatttttccgggatgaaagtagcctatgtgttaatccagagtaaaatctatttccattccaaatttcagccaaatcgcttcattagccgaaacgcaaaggaggaacaaacatacacacttacacacacaaactttcgcctttataatattagtgtgatagcacAGACAACATATGGTGATAGCGCGATAATCGCAGTACAAAGTACCATAGATAAGAAAACTTGAAGAGGGATGAGTAAGTGTAGTAAgtccaatgatattaaatactgttagatgtgttactagcgcatgacaaatgaggcgctcaaaagaggaaatttatacacaactcaatgttagttgtggtcaacaacgaacgttatttggAAAAACATTTCTTAAAtgtcgtctacaatgtcgagttgtttgTTCAGGaagtaaattttcaatttagaaTTGCATCATGGcaagggtcgtttgctgtcagggtcttTCCGTTCTTTAGGATATCATGTATtagtcttgtcctgcaaccttATTGAAACGACGTCCTGATcttctgttgtaatttatttgtgtcACGCGTGTGTCATataggcgtattaaacgggatgacaaatcgtattaagcgttaggaaatgtatgaaaagtctcaagttgtagggaccggggcgtaaaatgacgtattatgcgagaaatcgttATAAGCGTAATCGTCTTATGCGTAATCGTCTTATGCGTGATCGTCataagcgtgatcgtcttaagcgggttctactgtatatacataaatatataatggaattaaagcaaaattgtgcatgtgtgcgctgtgttgtagcctattattcggatcactttttgcggtgattttgtaaggacgtaaccaatctatagtataaaattatcattgagcAAGTAAATATGTGATTGATTACTTGGGCcattttgtttataatgaaTTCCTTTGGTATTTCTTCATCAGCTCTTTGTCCCCAACTAAACTCGCACTTTTGTTGGTCATCTGGTCCAATctgtaatagtaataataatcatcatcatcatcatcatcatcatcatcatcatcatcatcatcaacatctgcAGATCATGCAAGGAGGACAAGCCATTAATACAAactattagtttattttcagCCTTACAAATCAGTGGCACACTTTCTTTTTTGCATTGAGTTACATAAACTGAATTTTTCCgaacatctatactaattatataaacactgaaagatttttcaaatcggaccagtagtttctgagattagcgcgttcaatcaaaaaattcagttaaaatatagaccagcaataaagttaaattaaaaatttaatttttgatgtgTGAACTCTAATGAAGAATTTACAACACTTTTAAAGAAAGGTGTCAACTGGCCTATTGTTTAACAACCACTACATGATTGTAATGATACTGTCTGAGCTATGTAAGGCATGGGAATCTGACTCAGCAACTTCTCAACTCCAAACTGCTATTAGAAATTTGTCAGAAGATGGAAAAGCTTAACACTAACACAGTACTTGAACC
This window of the Bicyclus anynana chromosome 19, ilBicAnyn1.1, whole genome shotgun sequence genome carries:
- the LOC112054646 gene encoding SET and MYND domain-containing protein 4 yields the protein MFETLQYLQELVKKSGTDDKIYDGMAKDDLSEMVMPVLNIYKYTIALPATLEFIHKSDSKSTSFRNLGNDFYKRGYYQKALASYNQALLYASKNSTEMKLGYSNRSALFSTLQLGSACINDIEKVFAMGCPIEIKEKLIKRRMEALPLLFDEELHKKIKSGVSRDIADPNATKYNSLIPCVNSDVNIDSSTDKPKVVASANMKVGSVVGSETAYVSLTSSPNNFVSCHFCQKKALNLIPCEGCCCALFCDEECKKKCMEEYHEDECKIIDAIEDGCLPTINVAIAVKACFKLRRSCKSWNEFITASKNMGSDRIKSSSFKEIYGTNKYSILSINDDRVFVHGTLYNSCFLCAIVLYCLDLTPSYLPKDTVEREQSIKALARVIMFIATYQKVFPIIQNEHNLKLDESYYAEIKNNGLYPFIAKLKHSCSSNLMLATNNNRLVMIAIRPIKKGDELTVPFLWPRLDAPIPKWILNKNSFVNYGTVCGCTRCANDSEDIKNNDQLSEYQREFISQRVDHKNYTHAEISKILAVLDNVRDSKVYNIFYQYFRTNISVFELFNGGNIVLDNSFDRK